A stretch of the Candidatus Zixiibacteriota bacterium genome encodes the following:
- a CDS encoding cation transporter, translating to MNKRTFFGLALVLGLVLAMAPNFVFACGGQGSSTSSSSCSGMKATTASSGSGSCSGMKATKANSGSDVTTADAKCDYKGKCADLTMNIKGMTCTGCEAAITDALKANKGVIKVVSIDYKTGKAVVCYDPDKVESSQLTTVVTKTGYQAEIIPAVATSTTNTPKKGLVCDMTGKCEKKGATKTESQDTSH from the coding sequence GTGAATAAGAGAACATTTTTCGGTCTGGCTCTGGTTTTGGGTTTGGTTTTGGCGATGGCCCCCAATTTTGTTTTTGCCTGCGGCGGGCAGGGGAGTTCAACCAGTTCCAGTTCCTGCTCGGGAATGAAAGCTACCACGGCCAGTTCGGGCTCCGGCTCATGCTCGGGAATGAAAGCCACCAAGGCTAATTCAGGCTCTGACGTGACAACAGCGGATGCCAAATGCGACTATAAAGGAAAATGTGCCGATCTTACCATGAATATCAAGGGGATGACCTGCACCGGCTGTGAGGCCGCGATTACGGATGCTTTGAAGGCGAATAAAGGGGTTATTAAAGTTGTCTCGATTGATTATAAGACCGGCAAGGCAGTCGTCTGTTATGACCCGGATAAGGTGGAATCAAGTCAACTGACTACCGTAGTTACCAAGACCGGCTATCAGGCCGAGATTATTCCCGCCGTGGCCACTTCGACCACCAATACCCCGAAAAAGGGTTTGGTTTGCGATATGACCGGGAAGTGCGAGAAGAAAGGCGCGACCAAGACCGAATCGCAGGACACCTCGCATTAG